In a single window of the Fusarium falciforme chromosome 3, complete sequence genome:
- a CDS encoding AB hydrolase-1 domain-containing protein, whose product MSSIKPTIVFAPGAWHTADCFDVVREALHARDWTTEAVEYPSVGAEPPTKGLADDANAVRSSIERLADEGKKVVLVVHSYGGLVGANAVEGLGYKQRLQEGKTGGVILFVYLAAFVTPLGKSIKEMLGGQFLPWMRPEGDYVYADTPETIFYHDVEPEAQKKALDALKHQSGRVFTDTVTYEPWHDIDCFYFFCDSDQALALPIQQHMASLLGPDAASFHSQGSHSPFLSQPQEVVEGLEYAAKVGLEKTAMSQA is encoded by the exons ATGTCTTCTATCAAGCCTACCATTGTCTTTGCCCCAGGCGCCTGGCATACCGCAGACTGCTTCGACGTCGTCCGGGAAGCACTCCACGCCCGCGACTGGACTACTGAGGCCGTTGAATACCCTTCCGTCGGCGCTGAACCACCCACCAAGGGCCTAGCTGACGATGCGAACGCTGTGCGTTCTAGTATTGAGCGTCTCGCAGATGAGGGGAAGAAAGTTGTCCTCGTTGTGCACTCATACGGCGGCCTGGTTGGCGCAAACGCGGTTGAAGGGTTGGGCTATAAACAGCGCCTGCAAGAGGGCAAGACGGGTGGTGTGATACTCTTTGTGTATCTGGCAGCTTTTGTGACGCCGCTTGGAAAAAGCATCAAAGAGATGCTGGGAGGCCAGTTTCTACCATGGATGAGGCCTGAG GGGGATTACGTTTACGCCGATACGCCCGAAACGATCTTCTATCACGACGTGGAACCAGAGGCTCAGAAGAAGGCCCTTGACGCCCTGAAGCATCAATCCGGCCGTGTTTTCACTGACACTGTTACATATGAGCCCTGGCATGACATTGATTGCTTCTACTTCTTCTGCGACAGTGATCAGGCATTGGCACTGCCAATACAGCAACATATGGCTTCGTTACTGGGCCCTGACGCAGCAAGCTTCCATTCCCAAGGCTCTCACTCGCCATTCCTCTCGCAGCCTCAAGAGGTGGTTGAGGGACTCGAGTATGCGGCCAAGGTTGGGCTGGAGAAGACAGCGATGTCTCAAGCCTGA